A single window of Candidatus Babeliales bacterium DNA harbors:
- the gatB gene encoding Asp-tRNA(Asn)/Glu-tRNA(Gln) amidotransferase subunit GatB — protein MAERITSILDKYPDYEATIGMEVHVQLTTKTKIFCSCPTSVAHDPNSNICPICAGYPGSMPMLNKKVVDFAILAGIATNCTINENSTFDRKHYFYPDLPKNFQITQQAEPICTEGYVTIRLEDGNTKNVNLIRIHIEEDAGKNIHSSYSNESFIDLNRAGTPLLEIVSYPDISTSDEVRRYLKTLRSIVQYLGICTGNMEEGSFRADTNISVRKKGQKELGTKCELKNINSFKFIVDATEHELERQINILENGGKIRSETRLWNSKENTTTVMRSKEETADYRFFQEPDLPIIHITTERLEQAKKSMPELPGAKFERFTKECGLNDYEADILIEDIDLAHYFDAARKYTSSKNLINWILRDLMGYLKEEKITLAECKVTPERLGKLVDLVDQGVINNPTAKEVLVFVAQTDKNPDIIIEEKGLKQIGSVDELEIMVKEIIAANPGQVAEYRSGKEKLFGFFVGQMMQKTKGKGNTQMINDLIKKHLNQ, from the coding sequence ATGGCAGAACGTATTACCTCTATACTTGATAAATATCCCGATTATGAAGCAACTATCGGCATGGAAGTACATGTGCAGCTTACCACAAAAACAAAGATATTCTGTTCATGTCCAACTTCAGTAGCACATGACCCTAATTCAAATATATGCCCCATTTGTGCTGGATATCCTGGCTCAATGCCAATGCTCAACAAAAAAGTAGTTGATTTTGCAATTCTGGCCGGCATTGCAACCAACTGTACCATCAACGAAAATTCTACATTTGATCGCAAACATTATTTTTATCCTGATTTACCAAAAAACTTCCAAATCACTCAGCAAGCAGAACCGATCTGTACCGAAGGCTATGTTACCATTCGCCTTGAGGATGGCAACACAAAAAACGTTAATTTAATTCGCATTCATATCGAAGAAGATGCAGGTAAAAACATTCACTCAAGTTATAGCAACGAGAGCTTTATTGATTTGAACCGTGCGGGAACTCCACTGCTAGAAATTGTCAGCTATCCTGATATTTCAACGTCTGATGAGGTTCGCAGGTATCTTAAAACATTGCGTTCAATCGTACAATATTTGGGCATCTGTACTGGAAATATGGAGGAAGGATCTTTCCGCGCTGATACTAATATTTCGGTTCGTAAAAAAGGACAAAAAGAACTTGGTACCAAATGCGAGCTTAAAAATATCAACTCATTTAAATTTATTGTTGATGCAACGGAACATGAATTAGAACGTCAAATCAATATTCTAGAAAATGGCGGCAAGATTCGTTCAGAAACAAGATTGTGGAACTCCAAAGAAAACACCACCACCGTCATGCGTTCAAAAGAAGAAACGGCCGATTATCGCTTTTTCCAAGAACCGGATTTACCAATAATCCACATCACCACAGAACGTCTTGAGCAAGCAAAAAAATCTATGCCCGAACTTCCTGGAGCAAAATTTGAGCGTTTTACCAAAGAATGTGGTTTAAACGATTATGAGGCAGATATTTTAATAGAAGATATCGATCTTGCACACTACTTTGATGCAGCAAGAAAATATACATCAAGTAAAAATCTCATTAATTGGATTTTACGCGATCTTATGGGATATCTCAAAGAAGAAAAAATAACGCTTGCTGAATGCAAAGTTACTCCAGAACGACTTGGCAAGCTTGTTGACCTTGTTGACCAAGGTGTTATCAACAATCCAACTGCAAAAGAAGTGCTCGTGTTTGTTGCACAAACAGACAAAAACCCGGATATTATTATTGAAGAAAAAGGATTAAAGCAAATTGGTTCTGTTGATGAACTAGAAATAATGGTAAAAGAAATTATTGCTGCAAATCCTGGCCAAGTAGCAGAATACCGCTCAGGAAAAGAAAAATTGTTTGGTTTCTTTGTTGGGCAAATGATGCAAAAAACCAAAGGTAAAGGTAATACACAAATGATTAATGATTTGATTAAAAAACATTTGAACCAGTAG